The following proteins come from a genomic window of Blattabacterium cuenoti:
- a CDS encoding carboxy terminal-processing peptidase, translating to MINKYIIIGLFFIFSLSFCSPLGEQEKHSIILKSIYKTLSFLHPSPISIDNDFSQKVYDNLFDKLDNQKCFFIQKDLEDLSLYRDKIDDFWIHGDPIFFNIIMKRFFQRVKKAEFLCFQILKKSFDFNQKEIYIVGEQKFSYPKNEKEWIEKWRKYLKYMTLLEIITSTKQKIITSTKQKKITVTKQKKIWKNAFFNEKKRYIKKVEKYIQEYFRKIKIKKESDWFSIYVNVITSQYDPHTNYFSPKEKEIFDVNISGQTEGIGVELQDDKGFPTVVKLIDGGPAWKNKKIEIGDKIIRVAKNVNSESKNIVGMLLENSIRLIRGKKGSKVKLTIQKKNGSIEEVTLTRDIIEQKEIFAKSVLILDKNGDKYGLICLPEFYFNPANKNGRNAAQDMKKIIQKLKKENIKGILIDIRNNGGGSLDAVIEIAGFFLGKVPILQIGKPNKKKKILKSHENQILWTGPLVILVNEFSASASEILTAAIKDYKRGIIVGSDQTYGKGSIQTIYPLNRFLHFNEGLGALKLTIHKFYRVNGSSTQLKGVNSDIVLPRKNPKNNCLKFMEKNQNNPMKWDYTDPIPSIRYFYQNLYIENIKYKSIKRLKKNKDFITIYNTMQSLENKCFNENKFSLNWEELFYENFKIKKRNEKLKKLRNNLNTFETKTFSLYYRILSKESEKWKKNLNKDFYNISECINILRDFNETPQ from the coding sequence ATGATAAATAAATATATAATCATTGGTCTTTTTTTCATTTTTTCATTAAGTTTTTGTTCCCCATTAGGAGAACAAGAAAAACATAGTATAATACTCAAATCAATATATAAAACACTTTCTTTTTTACACCCTTCTCCTATTTCTATAGATAATGATTTTTCACAAAAAGTATATGATAATCTTTTTGACAAATTAGATAATCAAAAATGTTTTTTTATACAAAAAGATTTAGAAGATCTTTCTTTATATAGAGACAAAATAGACGATTTTTGGATTCATGGAGATCCTATTTTCTTCAATATTATTATGAAACGTTTTTTTCAAAGAGTAAAAAAAGCAGAATTTTTATGTTTTCAAATATTAAAAAAATCTTTTGATTTCAATCAAAAAGAAATATACATAGTTGGAGAACAAAAATTTTCTTATCCAAAAAATGAAAAAGAATGGATTGAAAAATGGAGAAAATACTTAAAATATATGACTTTATTAGAAATAATCACTTCTACAAAACAAAAAATAATCACTTCTACAAAACAAAAAAAAATCACTGTTACAAAACAAAAAAAAATTTGGAAAAACGCCTTTTTCAACGAAAAAAAAAGGTATATCAAAAAAGTAGAAAAATATATTCAGGAATATTTTAGGAAAATAAAAATAAAAAAAGAATCCGATTGGTTTTCCATATATGTTAATGTAATCACTTCTCAATATGATCCTCATACGAATTATTTTTCTCCTAAGGAAAAAGAAATTTTTGATGTAAATATATCTGGACAAACAGAAGGAATTGGAGTGGAATTACAAGATGATAAAGGGTTTCCCACTGTTGTTAAACTCATTGATGGTGGACCTGCGTGGAAAAACAAAAAAATAGAAATAGGAGATAAAATTATACGAGTAGCAAAAAACGTAAACTCAGAATCAAAAAATATTGTAGGAATGTTATTAGAAAATTCAATTCGTTTAATAAGGGGAAAAAAAGGAAGTAAAGTAAAATTAACTATTCAAAAAAAAAATGGATCTATAGAAGAAGTAACTCTCACTAGAGATATAATTGAACAAAAAGAAATTTTTGCTAAAAGTGTTTTAATTTTGGATAAAAATGGAGATAAGTATGGATTGATTTGTTTACCAGAATTTTATTTTAATCCTGCAAATAAAAATGGAAGAAATGCAGCTCAAGATATGAAAAAAATCATTCAAAAACTAAAAAAAGAAAATATAAAAGGAATTTTGATAGATATCAGAAATAACGGAGGAGGATCTTTAGACGCTGTGATAGAAATTGCTGGCTTTTTTTTAGGAAAAGTTCCTATTTTACAAATAGGAAAACCTAACAAAAAGAAAAAAATACTCAAAAGTCATGAAAATCAAATTTTATGGACAGGACCCCTTGTCATTCTTGTAAATGAGTTTTCTGCCTCTGCTTCTGAAATCCTCACTGCTGCTATCAAAGATTATAAAAGAGGAATTATTGTTGGAAGCGATCAAACATATGGAAAGGGGAGTATACAAACTATTTATCCATTAAATCGTTTTTTACATTTTAATGAAGGGTTAGGTGCCTTAAAATTGACCATCCATAAATTTTATCGTGTGAATGGAAGTTCTACTCAATTAAAGGGAGTGAATTCCGATATAGTTCTTCCAAGGAAGAATCCAAAAAATAATTGTTTAAAATTTATGGAAAAAAATCAAAATAATCCTATGAAATGGGATTATACAGATCCTATTCCTTCTATTCGTTATTTTTATCAAAATTTATATATAGAAAATATTAAATATAAAAGCATCAAACGTTTAAAAAAAAATAAGGATTTTATCACTATTTATAACACAATGCAATCATTAGAAAACAAATGTTTTAATGAAAACAAATTTTCTTTAAATTGGGAAGAATTGTTTTATGAAAATTTTAAAATAAAAAAAAGAAATGAGAAATTAAAAAAATTAAGAAACAATTTGAATACGTTTGAAACAAAAACCTTTTCTCTTTATTACAGAATTCTTTCAAAAGAATCAGAAAAATGGAAAAAAAATCTGAATAAAGATTTTTATAATATATCGGAATGTATTAATATATTACGAGATTTTAATGAAACACCGCAATAG